A DNA window from Armigeres subalbatus isolate Guangzhou_Male unplaced genomic scaffold, GZ_Asu_2 Contig142, whole genome shotgun sequence contains the following coding sequences:
- the LOC134202798 gene encoding uncharacterized protein LOC134202798, translating to MRFRQLRGFLLVSSGTLLVWLLMSLLTFALLEATEGRTIFYKPSAKDDLNATVNTSNIFVSPLRCPPGYGLDRFRRCRKLVY from the coding sequence ATGCGTTTTCGCCAGCTCAGGGGTTTCCTCCTCGTGAGTAGCGGAACGTTGCTGGTGTGGCTGCTGATGTCGCTGCTGACTTTCGCCCTGCTGGAAGCTACCGAGGGGCGCACCATCTTCTACAAACCGTCCGCCAAGGACGACCTGAACGCCACAGTCAACACGTCGAACATCTTCGTGTCTCCGCTGCGGTGTCCGCCGGGTTACGGGCTGGATCGGTTCCGACGCTGCCGAAAGTTGGTTTACTAA